A single region of the Candidatus Omnitrophota bacterium genome encodes:
- a CDS encoding GldG family protein, producing MQKLWRRILVSANFAVVLILLAFLFILVNSLASRRYARWDLTRAKITQLSDKTRQTLKALAAPVRVTVFFEPSHPLYELIRDLLKAYEAASPNITAVFVDQEQDVAKATQLVEKFHIEKANVVVFEYGSRHKHLADTDLADLHHEAKIFNAEDAFTSAIISLAHESAPTAWIITGHGEKSIEAADRGGLSDAKQTLEQQNIAVEAVTLLERTAIPDDVRLIIIAGPTHRFADAELALLRTYLDGGGRLLALLDPQHETGMAALLASWGITEDDTIVVDPSLKLPFVSAANLFVTHYTEHPIVDRMQTVMTIFPLARSIRPAADPPKELTVTPLASTSEAGWGETDLTSDTFVFNENTDLKGPVSIAVASERAVGQSRTRLVAVGDSDFIMNAQLGNVGNKDFFMGAIFWLMQQEQFIGIGPKPLEALKLHLTEPQLLGLSWASVLTMPLLCGLLGVGVWFQRRQ from the coding sequence CAACTCGCTCGCGAGCCGCCGGTACGCCCGGTGGGACCTCACCCGGGCCAAAATCACCCAGCTCTCCGATAAGACGCGGCAAACGCTCAAGGCGCTTGCGGCTCCGGTGCGGGTCACGGTCTTTTTCGAACCCAGCCACCCGCTGTATGAGCTCATCCGCGATCTCCTGAAGGCCTACGAGGCGGCGAGCCCAAATATCACCGCGGTCTTCGTGGATCAGGAGCAGGACGTGGCCAAAGCCACCCAATTGGTTGAGAAATTCCACATTGAAAAAGCCAACGTCGTCGTCTTCGAATACGGCTCGCGCCATAAGCACCTTGCGGACACGGACCTGGCTGACCTTCATCACGAGGCCAAAATCTTCAACGCGGAGGACGCCTTCACCTCAGCCATCATCTCGCTGGCCCACGAGAGCGCTCCGACGGCGTGGATCATCACCGGCCACGGCGAGAAATCCATTGAGGCGGCCGACCGCGGCGGGCTCTCCGACGCCAAACAGACGCTGGAGCAGCAGAACATCGCCGTGGAGGCCGTGACCCTGCTTGAGCGCACGGCGATTCCGGACGATGTGCGGTTGATCATCATCGCCGGCCCGACGCATCGGTTCGCGGACGCTGAACTCGCCCTCCTGCGCACGTATCTCGATGGCGGCGGCCGGCTGCTGGCCCTGCTTGATCCTCAGCACGAGACGGGGATGGCGGCACTGCTGGCCTCGTGGGGGATCACCGAGGACGACACCATCGTCGTCGATCCCTCCTTGAAATTGCCGTTTGTGTCCGCGGCGAATCTCTTCGTCACCCATTACACCGAGCACCCCATCGTGGATCGGATGCAAACGGTGATGACCATCTTTCCCCTGGCCCGCTCGATCCGCCCGGCCGCGGATCCTCCCAAGGAGCTGACCGTCACCCCGCTGGCGTCCACCTCCGAAGCCGGATGGGGAGAAACCGACCTGACCAGCGACACCTTCGTCTTCAATGAGAACACAGACCTCAAAGGCCCGGTGTCGATTGCCGTCGCCAGCGAGCGCGCGGTCGGCCAGTCCCGCACGCGCCTCGTCGCCGTCGGCGACTCGGATTTCATCATGAATGCGCAGCTGGGCAACGTGGGCAACAAAGACTTCTTCATGGGCGCGATCTTCTGGCTCATGCAGCAGGAACAGTTCATCGGCATCGGGCCGAAGCCGCTGGAAGCCCTGAAATTGCATCTGACCGAACCGCAATTGCTCGGCCTCTCATGGGCCAGCGTGCTGACCATGCCTCTCCTCTGCGGGCTGCTCGGCGTTGGGGTGTGGTTCCAAAGACGTCAGTAA
- a CDS encoding DUF4340 domain-containing protein codes for MRWKTTLALLVATVVVGAYVAYDIRQPSKEWQEERPRQILDLPAETITQLAIETPQVKIALIKDGGSWVIAPQHLRANANLITRIVYLFGPLMASRVLAPTPEHPLDLAAMGLAPAVGRITVSANGLASTLQFGNPTPLPSKRYAKVAGRPEVFVIPARLFDLVNQPLERYRDSPSAAPANEAPGAEDALQDGQMRQPRQEYQGPPEPIVTERTPRQELPRQQPK; via the coding sequence ATGCGGTGGAAGACAACGCTTGCGCTCTTGGTGGCAACGGTCGTGGTGGGGGCGTATGTCGCTTACGATATCCGCCAGCCGTCCAAGGAATGGCAGGAAGAGCGTCCTCGGCAGATCCTGGATCTGCCCGCTGAAACCATCACGCAGCTGGCGATTGAAACACCCCAGGTCAAGATCGCCCTCATCAAAGACGGCGGCTCATGGGTCATCGCGCCGCAGCATCTGCGCGCCAACGCGAATCTCATCACGCGCATCGTCTATCTCTTCGGGCCGCTGATGGCCTCTCGCGTCCTGGCCCCAACGCCTGAGCATCCGCTGGATTTGGCCGCGATGGGATTGGCTCCTGCGGTCGGCCGGATCACCGTCTCGGCCAACGGCCTCGCGAGCACCCTGCAGTTCGGCAATCCGACTCCGCTCCCATCGAAACGGTACGCGAAGGTCGCCGGCCGCCCTGAGGTGTTTGTGATTCCCGCACGCCTCTTTGACCTGGTCAATCAGCCGCTGGAGCGCTACCGCGACTCGCCATCAGCCGCGCCGGCGAATGAGGCCCCGGGCGCGGAGGATGCGTTGCAGGACGGTCAGATGCGTCAGCCCCGCCAAGAGTACCAGGGCCCACCAGAGCCCATCGTGACCGAACGGACGCCACGGCAAGAGCTCCCACGCCAACAGCCCAAGTAA
- a CDS encoding peptidylprolyl isomerase, producing MMPRRGFASVTAIGLAGLLAAGAMAAEQDAPSSFSVEDGMSVTLDYTLTADGKTVESTSGQGPLQYVHGRGQIIAALERALAGLHAGDEKEVTISPEQGYGQYNPSLVMEVEKRDLPVGLQPKPGLVFRYADEQGRSIRATVKQIKKTTVILDGNHPLSGKTLNFKIKIVGIEPAPPPAA from the coding sequence ATGATGCCCCGCCGAGGTTTCGCGAGTGTTACCGCCATCGGGCTGGCCGGGCTGCTGGCCGCCGGCGCAATGGCCGCGGAGCAAGACGCGCCGTCTTCCTTCAGCGTTGAAGACGGGATGAGTGTGACCCTGGACTACACGCTGACGGCGGATGGGAAAACCGTGGAGTCCACGAGCGGCCAAGGGCCGCTGCAATACGTCCACGGCCGCGGCCAGATCATCGCAGCGCTTGAGCGAGCGCTGGCCGGTTTGCATGCCGGCGATGAGAAAGAGGTGACCATTTCGCCGGAGCAGGGCTACGGCCAATATAATCCGTCGCTGGTGATGGAAGTGGAGAAGCGCGATCTTCCGGTTGGACTCCAACCGAAACCCGGGCTCGTCTTCCGCTATGCTGATGAGCAGGGCCGCAGCATCCGAGCCACCGTCAAACAGATCAAGAAAACCACCGTCATCTTGGATGGGAATCATCCGCTGTCAGGCAAGACGTTGAATTTTAAGATCAAGATCGTCGGTATCGAGCCCGCACCCCCACCCGCTGCCTGA
- a CDS encoding sigma-70 family RNA polymerase sigma factor: MGQSDAEIITAVLRGEVDRYAELVDRYQGPAFRLALSLLGHHEDAKDASQEAFVNAYRSLRRFRGNAKFSTWLYRIVVNECKDEVRRRMRAPAAAAVVGEADPDDPDSSWFIDVGDPAADPSDRAANRELGRRLAQAIGRLPMKQKTAFALHHLQGLPLMEVAGVMDCRVGTVKAHIFRAAASLRKQLTPWLNEEGL, from the coding sequence ATGGGCCAATCCGATGCGGAGATTATCACCGCTGTCCTGCGCGGAGAGGTGGATCGGTATGCCGAGCTGGTGGATCGCTACCAGGGCCCCGCGTTTCGCTTGGCACTTAGCCTGCTCGGCCATCATGAGGATGCGAAAGACGCCTCGCAAGAAGCCTTTGTCAACGCCTACCGTTCGCTTCGCCGATTCCGCGGGAACGCCAAGTTCTCCACATGGCTCTACCGCATCGTGGTTAACGAGTGCAAGGATGAGGTTCGCCGGCGCATGCGCGCTCCGGCGGCGGCCGCCGTCGTGGGTGAAGCTGATCCTGATGATCCTGACAGCTCGTGGTTCATCGACGTGGGGGATCCTGCAGCCGATCCCAGCGACCGCGCCGCGAATCGCGAATTGGGGCGCCGGCTCGCCCAGGCGATTGGGAGGCTGCCCATGAAACAGAAAACCGCGTTTGCGCTGCATCATCTGCAGGGGTTACCACTGATGGAGGTTGCCGGCGTGATGGATTGTCGCGTCGGAACGGTCAAGGCGCACATCTTTCGGGCTGCCGCGTCGCTGCGCAAGCAGCTGACCCCGTGGCTGAATGAGGAGGGACTGTAA
- a CDS encoding nitrite/sulfite reductase has protein sequence MRETTVVDAEIQHLESQLARLAQGALDPELFKKLRLQYGVYSMRRAPDSYMIRVRVPLGIITPEQLEALATACEQFTPARQVHVTTRQDAQLYGVERGAVPAFLRGLSAAGLTTREASGNVVRNITLCPWAGVSREEPFDVTPYAQAISDYLLRNPLTQILPRKVKIAFEGCPTDHARTQIHDLGIVAAVQDGRRGFRIYAGGGLGPAPAAAKLLEPWTEAELLLPTIEAVLRVFERHGERRNRARARLKFLIEQLGWEEFRQRVMAERPAVWATQSGYALSALHLRDDASPPVRACLSSTHPAPEGFARWSTTNIVPQKQPRLVSVIVRAPCGDLSSAQLRGLADVARRYAGGARLMNTQNVLLRFVPYAALPAVYEELERLGLAEAGADRLADVTRCPGADSCLSAITHPRGFAEAVDALCRNGLSAWADAPISIKISGCPNACGQHHIADIGGFGVAVKVGERHVPCYQLLVGGGTAEESTQFGRRLLRVPAQRVPEAVKRIVMFYGEQKQPDEPFASFIARIGLDPLKFLLQDLAELNGAAQTPELFVDLGETEPFAPAAGKGECAE, from the coding sequence ATGCGCGAAACCACGGTCGTCGACGCTGAAATCCAGCATCTTGAGTCGCAGCTAGCCCGCCTGGCCCAGGGCGCGCTGGATCCTGAGCTGTTCAAGAAGCTGCGCCTGCAATACGGCGTCTACAGCATGCGGCGCGCGCCCGACAGCTACATGATTCGGGTGCGCGTGCCGCTGGGTATCATCACCCCGGAGCAGCTTGAGGCCCTTGCCACCGCGTGCGAGCAGTTCACCCCGGCCCGCCAGGTCCATGTGACTACGCGCCAGGATGCGCAGCTCTACGGGGTTGAACGCGGCGCCGTGCCGGCCTTCCTGCGCGGGCTATCCGCCGCGGGGTTGACGACGCGCGAGGCCAGCGGCAACGTCGTGCGAAATATCACGCTCTGCCCGTGGGCCGGGGTCTCGCGCGAGGAGCCGTTTGACGTGACTCCGTATGCCCAGGCGATCAGCGACTATCTGCTGCGCAATCCGCTCACGCAGATCCTGCCGCGCAAGGTGAAAATCGCGTTTGAAGGCTGCCCGACGGATCATGCCCGCACACAAATCCACGATCTGGGCATTGTGGCGGCGGTGCAGGACGGCCGCCGAGGGTTTCGCATCTACGCCGGCGGGGGGCTCGGCCCGGCACCCGCAGCGGCGAAGCTGCTGGAGCCATGGACCGAGGCCGAGTTGCTGCTGCCGACGATCGAGGCGGTCCTGCGCGTCTTTGAGCGGCACGGGGAGCGGCGCAACCGCGCCCGCGCCCGCCTCAAATTCCTCATCGAGCAACTCGGATGGGAAGAGTTCCGGCAGCGCGTCATGGCGGAGCGTCCCGCCGTGTGGGCTACCCAGTCCGGCTACGCGCTCAGCGCGCTGCATCTTCGCGACGACGCCTCGCCGCCAGTGCGAGCATGCCTCTCAAGCACGCATCCGGCTCCGGAAGGCTTTGCTCGATGGAGCACCACGAACATTGTTCCCCAGAAACAGCCGCGTTTGGTGAGCGTCATCGTGCGCGCGCCGTGCGGCGATCTCTCCTCAGCACAGCTTCGCGGGCTGGCGGACGTGGCGCGCAGGTATGCCGGCGGGGCGAGGCTCATGAACACCCAGAACGTGCTGCTGCGGTTCGTGCCGTATGCCGCGTTGCCGGCCGTGTATGAAGAGTTGGAGCGCTTGGGTCTTGCCGAAGCCGGGGCAGACCGGCTGGCGGATGTCACCCGCTGCCCAGGGGCGGATAGCTGCTTATCCGCTATCACCCATCCGCGCGGATTCGCCGAAGCGGTGGACGCGCTGTGCCGCAACGGGCTCTCAGCCTGGGCGGATGCGCCGATCTCGATCAAGATCTCCGGCTGCCCCAACGCCTGCGGCCAGCATCATATCGCGGACATCGGAGGCTTTGGGGTCGCGGTCAAGGTGGGCGAGCGGCATGTCCCGTGCTACCAGCTGCTCGTCGGCGGCGGCACCGCAGAGGAATCGACGCAATTTGGCCGTCGGCTGCTGCGGGTTCCGGCTCAACGAGTGCCGGAGGCCGTCAAACGGATCGTCATGTTCTATGGCGAGCAGAAGCAGCCTGATGAACCATTCGCCTCGTTCATCGCCAGGATCGGCCTTGACCCCCTGAAATTCCTTCTGCAGGATCTCGCCGAGCTCAATGGTGCTGCGCAGACGCCTGAGCTGTTCGTCGATCTGGGTGAGACCGAACCCTTTGCCCCCGCCGCCGGCAAAGGGGAGTGCGCGGAGTAA